In Oligoflexia bacterium, the following are encoded in one genomic region:
- the secG gene encoding preprotein translocase subunit SecG: MEQGTTLIAILHIAVALFLIVVVLLQDSKGGGVGGSFGGGSSQTIFGASGAASFMVKLTRVCAVVFMLTCIGLTLMLSRNSGRSVVDSMPVAPSGSAPVAPAVPAAPLAVPAQPAPAAPSGK, from the coding sequence ATGGAACAAGGTACTACACTCATCGCCATTTTACATATCGCAGTTGCACTGTTTTTAATCGTTGTTGTTCTCTTGCAAGACAGTAAAGGCGGCGGCGTTGGCGGTTCATTTGGTGGTGGCTCTAGCCAAACAATTTTTGGTGCCTCAGGTGCTGCTAGCTTCATGGTTAAACTCACTCGTGTTTGCGCAGTAGTTTTCATGCTCACCTGTATTGGACTCACATTAATGCTTTCAAGAAACTCAGGTCGATCGGTTGTTGACTCAATGCCCGTTGCGCCTTCAGGATCAGCGCCAGTCGCACCGGCCGTTCCAGCAGCACCCCTAGCTGTGCCAGCTCAACCAGCCCCCGCAGCACCAAGCGGCAAGTAA